From Macaca fascicularis isolate 582-1 chromosome 14, T2T-MFA8v1.1, a single genomic window includes:
- the OR10A5 gene encoding LOW QUALITY PROTEIN: olfactory receptor 10A5 (The sequence of the model RefSeq protein was modified relative to this genomic sequence to represent the inferred CDS: substituted 3 bases at 3 genomic stop codons) produces the protein MATGNRTEISEFIPMSFSSLPTEIQSLLFLTFLTIYLVTLMGKSLIILVTLADPMLHSPMYFFLRHLSFLEIGFNLVIVAKMLGTLLAQDTTISFLGCATQMYFFFFFGVAECFVLATMAYDCYVNIXSPLHYPVIMNQRARAKLAAASWFPGLPVATVQTTWLFSFPFCGTNKVNHFFCDSPPVLKLVCVDTALFEIYTITGTILVVMIPCLLILCSYTLIAAAILKIPSAKGKHKAFSMXSSHLLVVSLFYISLNLTYFQPKXNNSPESKKLLSLSYTVVTPMLNPIIYSLRNNEVKNAFSRMVGKTLALRKCIP, from the coding sequence ATGGCTACAGGAAACCGGACAGAAATAAGTGAATTTATCCCCATGAGCTTCTCTTCCCTGCCTACTGAAATACAGTCATTGCTCTTTCTGACATTTCTAACCATCTACCTGGTCACTCTGATGGGAAAGAGCCTCATTATTCTGGTTACCCTAGCCGACCCCATGCTACACAGCCCCATGTACTTCTTCCTCAGACACTTATCCTTCCTGGAGATTGGCTTCAACCTAGTCATTGTGGCCAAAATGCTGGGGACCCTGCTTGCCCAGGACACAACCATCTCCTTCCTTGGCTGTGCCACTcagatgtatttctttttcttctttggggTGGCTGAATGCTTCGTCCTGGCTACCATGGCATATGACTGCTATGTGAACATCTGAAGTCCCTTGCACTACCCAGTCATCATGAACCAAAGGGCACGGGCCAAACTGGCTGCTGCTTCCTGGTTCCCAGGCTTACCTGTAGCTACTGTGCAGACCACGTGGCTCTTCAGCTTTCCATTCTGTGGCACCAACAAGGTGAACCACTTCTTCTGTGACAGCCCACCTGTGCTGAAGCTGGTCTGTGTAGACACAGCACTGTTTGAGATCTACACCATCACTGGAACCATTCTGGTGGTCATGATCCCCTGCTTGCTGATCTTGTGTTCCTACACTCTCATTGCTGCTGCCATCCTCAAGATCCCATCAGCTAAAGGGAAACATAAAGCCTTCTCTATGTGATCCTCACATCTCCTTGTTGTCTCTCTTTTCTATATATCATTAAACCTCACATATTTTCAGCCTAAATGAAATAATTCTCCTGAAAGCAAAAAGCTGCTATCATTGTCCTACACTGTTGTGACTCCCATGTTGAACCCCATTATCTACAGCCTGAGAAATAACGAGGTGAAGAATGCCTTCAGCAGGATGGTCGGCAAGACCCTAGCCCTCAGAAAATGTATCCCATAG